In Phaeobacter gallaeciensis DSM 26640, a genomic segment contains:
- the recG gene encoding ATP-dependent DNA helicase RecG, with protein sequence MSGRPEILFPLFAGLETLQGIGPKTAQHFGQIDIETPRDLLYSLPYSIVDRRRRDSIRGLDYPTVATVEVTIGAHRPARNKGGAYRIHVSDAEEEFQLVFFHGRSRYLEAQLPEGARRVVSGKLELFDGIAQMVHPDHMVPVAEAGDIPEFEPVYHLTHGVSQKTMFKAAQSALSRLPELQEWADPSQIRQEDWPTWQEALVAAHTPDGLDALAAESPGRTRLAYDELFAHQLTLALARLRDRGLPGRSSLGNGRLQSRVLAALPYRPTGAQARAIEEISADMARDARMNRLLQGDVGAGKTLVAFMALLVAVEAGGQGVMMAPTEILARQHLEALRPLAETAGVVLEILTGRDKGRERAAKCAALARGDIQILVGTHAVFQPDVVFQDLRLAIVDEQHRFGVRQRMELAEKGKGADVLVMTATPIPRSLALTQYGDMDVSVLDEKPPGRKPVKTAVISTERMQEVVSHLRGAIDEERQCYWVCPLVEESEVMDLTAAEERFKQLRAVLGDGVVGLVHGQMPAAEKDAAMAAFQAGETKVLVATTVIEVGVNVPNASIMVIERAEIFGLAQLHQLRGRVGRGEAASTCLLLYQAPLSKGGQKRLEILRETEDGFRIAETDLEMRGAGDVIGTAQSGLPRFRIADLDRQAGLMAVAQSDARALLASDPDLSSPRGQAARVLLWLMKQDQAIRLISVG encoded by the coding sequence ATGAGCGGCAGACCAGAGATCCTGTTTCCGCTGTTTGCCGGGTTGGAAACACTACAGGGAATCGGCCCGAAGACGGCGCAGCATTTCGGGCAGATCGATATAGAGACGCCGCGCGACCTGTTGTATTCGCTGCCTTATTCGATTGTGGATCGACGTCGTCGCGACAGTATTCGTGGGCTTGATTACCCCACTGTTGCCACGGTGGAGGTCACCATCGGTGCACATCGGCCTGCGCGCAACAAGGGCGGCGCCTACCGGATCCATGTGAGCGATGCGGAGGAAGAATTCCAGCTGGTGTTCTTCCACGGGCGTAGCCGCTACCTTGAGGCGCAGCTGCCGGAGGGCGCGCGCCGGGTGGTGTCGGGCAAGCTGGAGCTGTTTGATGGCATCGCCCAGATGGTGCATCCCGATCATATGGTGCCGGTGGCTGAGGCGGGGGATATTCCCGAGTTTGAGCCAGTCTATCATCTGACCCATGGGGTCTCGCAAAAGACGATGTTCAAGGCGGCGCAAAGCGCGCTGTCGCGGCTGCCAGAGCTTCAGGAATGGGCTGACCCCTCGCAGATCCGACAGGAGGACTGGCCGACGTGGCAGGAGGCCTTGGTCGCTGCACATACCCCTGATGGGCTGGATGCACTGGCGGCTGAATCGCCGGGGCGGACGCGACTGGCCTATGATGAGCTGTTTGCCCATCAGCTGACGTTGGCGCTGGCACGGCTACGGGATCGTGGACTGCCTGGGCGCAGCAGTCTGGGCAATGGCCGTCTGCAATCGCGGGTATTGGCTGCCTTACCGTATCGCCCCACCGGCGCGCAGGCCCGCGCGATTGAGGAGATCAGCGCCGATATGGCGCGAGATGCGCGGATGAACCGGCTGTTGCAGGGCGACGTCGGTGCCGGGAAAACTCTGGTTGCTTTCATGGCCTTGCTGGTCGCAGTTGAGGCAGGTGGGCAGGGCGTGATGATGGCACCGACGGAAATTCTGGCCCGTCAGCATCTGGAGGCACTGCGCCCGCTGGCAGAGACCGCAGGCGTGGTGCTGGAGATTTTGACGGGCCGTGACAAAGGCCGGGAACGGGCCGCAAAATGCGCGGCGCTGGCGCGGGGTGATATCCAAATCCTGGTGGGCACCCATGCGGTATTCCAGCCAGATGTCGTGTTTCAGGATCTGCGCTTGGCGATTGTCGATGAACAGCACCGGTTCGGTGTGCGCCAGCGAATGGAACTGGCGGAGAAGGGCAAGGGCGCGGATGTGCTGGTGATGACCGCAACGCCGATCCCGCGGTCGTTGGCGCTGACGCAGTACGGCGATATGGATGTGTCGGTGCTGGATGAAAAGCCACCCGGGCGCAAGCCGGTGAAAACCGCTGTCATCAGTACAGAGCGCATGCAGGAGGTTGTCAGCCATCTGCGCGGGGCCATTGACGAAGAGCGGCAATGCTATTGGGTCTGCCCTCTGGTCGAAGAATCCGAAGTGATGGATCTGACCGCTGCCGAGGAACGGTTCAAGCAACTGCGTGCGGTGCTGGGTGATGGCGTGGTGGGCTTGGTTCACGGACAGATGCCAGCGGCAGAGAAAGACGCGGCCATGGCGGCGTTTCAGGCCGGGGAGACCAAGGTGCTGGTCGCGACCACGGTGATTGAGGTGGGGGTCAATGTGCCCAATGCCTCGATCATGGTGATTGAGCGGGCAGAGATCTTTGGCTTGGCGCAGCTGCACCAGCTGCGTGGACGTGTCGGACGCGGGGAGGCGGCCTCGACCTGCCTTCTGCTCTACCAAGCGCCGCTCAGCAAGGGCGGGCAGAAACGCCTGGAGATCTTGCGGGAGACCGAGGATGGCTTTCGCATTGCTGAGACCGATCTGGAGATGCGCGGTGCGGGGGACGTTATCGGCACCGCGCAATCGGGTTTGCCGCGATTCCGTATCGCTGATCTGGATCGGCAGGCCGGTCTGATGGCAGTGGCGCAAAGTGATGCGCGGGCGTTGCTGGCCTCTGACCCTGATCTGTCCAGTCCACGAGGGCAGGCGGCGCGTGTTCTGTTGTGGCTGATGAAGCAGGATCAGGCCATTCGTTTGATTTCGGTGGGTTAG
- the ligA gene encoding NAD-dependent DNA ligase LigA → MTQSGKNDLNGLTSEDARNRFLVLQDELRAADLAYHQADDPEISDADYDAKKREYRALAAQFPELADSATELETVGAPVASGFGKITHAQRMMSLGNAFDDEDVRDFDKGLRKYLGLGASEPLAYTAEPKIDGLSLSLRYENGTLIHAATRGDGAVGENVTENARTIADIPQQIDAAPAVLEVRGEVYMSHEDFAALNDRHAAQGGKTFANPRNAAAGSLRQLNAEITRSRPLRFFAYSWGELSEPLAETQFDALARLRDMGFQTNPLTKHCATTDALIAQYRLIEAQRATLGYDIDGVVYKVDALALQARLGFRSTTPRWAIAHKFPAELAWTRLEGIDIQVGRTGALSPVARLQPVTVGGVVVSNATLHNEDYIAGLDSKGEEIREGKDIRIGDWVQVYRAGDVIPKIADVDLSKRPEEAVPFAFPGVCPECGSDAVREEGDAVRRCTGGLICPAQAVEKLKHFVSRKAFDIDGLGAKQIEAFYGDEVLAIKTPADIFTLQARDAKTLAKLKNRDGWGDTSAANLFAAIEEKRRIELARLIFGLGIRHVGEVGARDLALHYGDWDAMAAAVDTARPAALAQRAADEAEDRERISAAQEGRRARIKEARDRAIAALNVPLDARAAWDDLTGIDGIGATLGLSLSDAFANADERAAFDDLRGHLNIIPPEAPQNDSPVTGLTVVFTGTLEKMTRAEAKARAEGLGAKVAGSVSKKTDILVAGPGAGSKEQKARDLGVRILDEDGWLELIAGT, encoded by the coding sequence GTGACACAGTCAGGCAAGAACGATCTTAACGGTTTGACCAGCGAAGACGCCCGCAATCGGTTTTTGGTGCTGCAGGATGAGTTGCGCGCGGCCGATCTTGCCTATCATCAGGCCGATGATCCAGAGATCAGTGACGCCGACTATGATGCCAAGAAACGTGAATATCGCGCGCTTGCTGCGCAATTCCCGGAGCTGGCCGACAGTGCGACCGAACTGGAGACGGTTGGTGCGCCGGTGGCCTCTGGCTTTGGCAAAATCACCCATGCGCAGCGGATGATGTCACTGGGCAACGCCTTTGACGATGAGGATGTGCGCGACTTTGACAAGGGGCTGCGGAAATACCTTGGTCTTGGTGCCTCGGAGCCGCTTGCCTATACCGCAGAACCAAAGATCGACGGGTTGTCCCTGTCGCTGCGCTATGAAAACGGCACGTTGATCCATGCGGCCACCCGTGGTGACGGGGCCGTGGGCGAGAATGTGACCGAGAATGCCCGCACCATTGCTGATATACCGCAACAGATCGACGCGGCCCCGGCGGTGCTGGAGGTGCGCGGCGAAGTCTATATGAGCCACGAGGATTTCGCGGCACTCAACGATCGCCACGCTGCGCAGGGCGGCAAGACATTTGCCAATCCGCGTAATGCGGCGGCGGGATCGTTGCGCCAGCTGAATGCGGAGATCACCCGGTCGCGGCCCCTGCGTTTCTTTGCCTATAGCTGGGGTGAGTTGTCAGAACCTTTGGCCGAGACTCAGTTTGATGCGCTTGCGCGACTGCGGGATATGGGATTTCAGACCAATCCCCTTACCAAACACTGCGCTACGACGGACGCGCTGATTGCGCAGTACCGCCTGATCGAGGCGCAGCGCGCGACGCTGGGGTATGATATCGACGGTGTGGTCTACAAGGTGGATGCGCTGGCGTTGCAGGCGCGTCTCGGCTTTCGCTCAACCACACCGCGATGGGCCATCGCGCATAAATTCCCGGCGGAGCTGGCCTGGACGCGGCTGGAGGGCATCGACATTCAGGTGGGACGGACCGGCGCGCTGAGCCCGGTGGCCCGGTTGCAGCCGGTCACCGTGGGCGGCGTCGTTGTCTCGAATGCGACCCTACACAATGAGGATTATATCGCCGGGCTGGATTCCAAAGGCGAAGAAATCCGCGAGGGCAAGGATATCCGGATCGGTGATTGGGTTCAGGTCTATCGCGCGGGCGATGTGATTCCCAAGATTGCCGATGTCGATCTCTCCAAACGCCCCGAGGAAGCCGTGCCTTTTGCCTTCCCTGGGGTTTGTCCCGAATGCGGGAGTGATGCGGTCCGCGAGGAGGGGGACGCGGTGCGCCGTTGCACCGGAGGTCTGATTTGTCCGGCACAAGCAGTTGAAAAACTGAAGCATTTCGTCTCGCGCAAGGCCTTTGATATCGATGGTCTGGGGGCCAAGCAGATCGAAGCCTTCTACGGTGACGAGGTGCTGGCGATCAAAACCCCTGCCGATATCTTCACCCTTCAGGCGCGGGATGCAAAGACGCTGGCCAAGTTGAAGAACCGCGATGGCTGGGGGGACACATCCGCCGCCAATCTGTTTGCGGCGATCGAGGAAAAGCGCAGGATTGAACTGGCACGACTGATCTTTGGCCTTGGGATTCGTCATGTGGGCGAGGTTGGCGCGCGCGATCTGGCCCTGCATTATGGCGACTGGGACGCGATGGCGGCCGCGGTGGACACAGCGCGCCCAGCGGCGCTGGCGCAGCGGGCGGCGGATGAGGCGGAGGACCGTGAACGGATCTCTGCCGCGCAGGAGGGGCGCCGCGCCCGGATCAAGGAAGCACGCGACCGCGCCATCGCCGCGCTGAACGTGCCGCTTGATGCGCGCGCGGCCTGGGACGACCTGACGGGTATTGATGGCATTGGCGCCACGCTTGGGTTGTCGCTGTCCGATGCCTTTGCCAATGCGGATGAGCGGGCGGCCTTTGATGACTTGCGCGGCCATCTGAACATCATCCCGCCAGAGGCGCCTCAGAATGACAGTCCGGTCACCGGGCTGACGGTGGTTTTCACAGGCACATTGGAGAAGATGACCCGCGCAGAGGCCAAGGCCCGCGCCGAAGGGTTGGGCGCGAAGGTCGCCGGATCGGTGTCGAAGAAAACCGATATTCTGGTGGCAGGCCCGGGTGCTGGGTCAAAGGAGCAGAAAGCCCGCGATTTGGGGGTGCGGATCCTGGATGAGGACGGCTGGCTGGAGCTGATTGCAGGCACATGA
- the ctrA gene encoding response regulator transcription factor CtrA, whose product MRILLVEDDPTTAKSIELMLTHANLNVYSTDLGEEGIDLAKLYDYDLILLDLNLPDMNGHEVLRQLRMARIETPILILSGADDTENKIKGFGFGADDYLTKPFHREELVARIHAIIRRSKGHSQSIINTGKISVNLDAKTVEVGGKAVHLTGKEYQMLELLSLRKGTTLTKEMFLNHLYGGMDEPELKIIDVFICKLRKKLSTATGGDNYIETVWGRGYVLRDPQDDQMSGGHRMAVGA is encoded by the coding sequence ATGCGCATTCTTCTTGTTGAGGATGATCCAACAACGGCGAAGAGCATTGAGTTGATGCTGACTCATGCGAACCTCAACGTTTATTCGACCGATCTCGGCGAAGAGGGGATCGATCTGGCCAAGCTTTATGATTACGATTTGATTTTGCTGGATCTTAATTTGCCCGATATGAACGGCCACGAGGTGCTGCGGCAGCTGCGGATGGCTCGGATCGAGACACCGATCTTGATCCTGTCCGGTGCCGATGACACCGAGAATAAGATCAAGGGCTTTGGCTTTGGGGCGGATGACTATCTGACGAAACCCTTCCATCGCGAGGAACTGGTGGCCCGTATTCACGCCATCATCCGCCGCTCCAAGGGGCATTCGCAATCAATCATCAATACCGGCAAGATTTCCGTTAATCTGGACGCCAAGACGGTTGAGGTGGGCGGCAAAGCCGTACATCTGACCGGCAAGGAATATCAGATGCTGGAGCTGCTGAGCCTGCGGAAGGGAACGACCCTGACAAAGGAAATGTTCCTCAACCATCTCTATGGCGGTATGGATGAACCAGAGCTGAAAATCATCGACGTCTTCATCTGTAAACTGCGCAAGAAGCTGAGCACTGCAACAGGTGGTGACAACTACATTGAGACAGTCTGGGGCCGGGGCTATGTGCTGCGCGATCCGCAGGACGACCAGATGTCCGGTGGCCACCGGATGGCGGTCGGGGCCTGA
- the sciP gene encoding CtrA inhibitor SciP: protein MFLKKVDGPRAVTLPDGTVMTRADLPPKTTRRWVASRKAAVVRGVLYGLIPQSEALRRYSLSEEEFRSWVSAVADFGEDALKATRLKDYRKS from the coding sequence ATGTTCTTGAAGAAAGTCGATGGCCCCCGCGCTGTGACCCTGCCCGATGGTACGGTGATGACACGCGCGGATCTGCCGCCAAAGACCACACGGCGCTGGGTGGCATCGCGCAAGGCGGCAGTTGTGCGCGGTGTGCTCTACGGCTTGATCCCGCAGAGCGAGGCATTGCGCCGCTACAGCCTGAGCGAGGAGGAGTTTCGCAGCTGGGTTTCCGCTGTCGCAGACTTTGGCGAGGACGCCCTGAAAGCCACCCGTCTTAAAGACTATCGCAAATCCTGA
- the mnmA gene encoding tRNA 2-thiouridine(34) synthase MnmA — translation MAQDAHPQLNSLGFAKPPAETRVVVAMSGGVDSSVVAAHLADEGYDVVGVTLQLYDHGAALAKKGACCAGIDIHDARRVAEERGFPHYVLDYENIFKDAVIDEFADSYLAGATPVPCIRCNERVKFKDLLETAKDLEADCMATGHYIQRKDGPNGAELHSAEDANRDQSYFLFSTTPEQLDYLRFPLGHLPSKDATREMASQYGLAVADKPDSQDICFVPNGDYASVIEKLRPGAADPGQIVHADGRVLGSHDGVIHYTIGQRRGLGIGGLSEPLYVVKLDVDTKQVVVGPKEMLATRTIPVREINWLGDEAFTSRKEWHLKVKVRSTRPPRDAIIRPISETEAEVELLTPEEGISPGQACVFYAGEGSRIFGGGWIWRGY, via the coding sequence ATGGCGCAGGATGCACATCCCCAACTGAATTCGCTTGGCTTTGCCAAACCACCCGCCGAAACTCGGGTGGTCGTGGCCATGTCCGGCGGCGTCGACAGCTCTGTTGTTGCTGCACATTTGGCCGATGAGGGCTATGATGTGGTGGGTGTGACCCTGCAACTTTATGATCACGGTGCGGCGCTTGCAAAGAAGGGCGCCTGCTGTGCCGGCATCGATATTCACGACGCGCGCCGCGTTGCGGAGGAGCGGGGCTTTCCTCATTACGTGCTGGATTATGAGAACATTTTTAAGGATGCGGTCATTGATGAGTTCGCGGACAGCTATTTGGCTGGCGCAACCCCGGTGCCCTGTATCCGCTGTAACGAACGGGTGAAGTTCAAGGATCTGCTGGAAACCGCGAAGGATCTGGAGGCCGACTGCATGGCCACCGGCCATTATATCCAGCGCAAGGACGGGCCAAACGGGGCCGAGCTACACTCCGCCGAGGACGCCAATCGCGACCAGAGCTACTTCCTGTTCTCCACCACCCCGGAGCAGCTGGACTACCTGCGCTTCCCGCTCGGCCATCTGCCGTCCAAGGATGCCACCCGCGAGATGGCGTCTCAATACGGTCTGGCGGTCGCGGACAAGCCCGACAGTCAGGACATTTGCTTTGTCCCGAATGGCGATTACGCCAGCGTGATCGAAAAACTGCGCCCCGGTGCGGCAGACCCCGGCCAGATTGTCCATGCCGATGGGCGCGTGCTGGGCAGCCACGACGGCGTCATTCACTATACCATCGGACAGCGTCGCGGTCTTGGCATCGGCGGGCTGAGCGAACCTCTTTACGTGGTGAAGCTGGATGTTGACACCAAACAGGTCGTGGTCGGCCCCAAGGAGATGCTGGCCACCCGAACCATCCCGGTGCGTGAAATCAACTGGCTGGGGGATGAGGCGTTCACCAGCCGCAAAGAATGGCACCTGAAGGTCAAGGTTCGCTCGACCCGTCCCCCGCGTGACGCCATCATCCGCCCGATTTCAGAGACCGAAGCTGAAGTCGAACTGCTGACCCCCGAGGAAGGCATCTCCCCCGGTCAGGCCTGTGTGTTCTACGCCGGTGAGGGCAGTCGTATTTTCGGCGGCGGCTGGATCTGGCGCGGTTACTGA
- the lpxB gene encoding lipid-A-disaccharide synthase — MSLRVFILAGEPSGDRLGGALMEGLRQLRPDVSFEGVGGALMAEQGLASRFDMSELSVMGLAEVLPKYRHLKRRIRETAEAVLDMQPDVMITIDSPDFSLRVAALVKEASDIRTVHYVAPSVWAWRPKRAEKMAKVIDHVLALLPFEPPYMQAAGMECDFVGHPVVGEPQASAEEIAGFRSAYQLDDTPIVLALPGSRRSEVTRLAPVFGAALKQFQDSHPEYRIVVPAAAPVADLVRSHLAEWSDTAVVIDPNTLEPEVAKAHKRAAFAAADLALAASGTVSLELAAAHTPMVIAYKFQWLTWHIMRRMALIDTVTLVNLVSDTRVVPECLGPECTPEAIAKALIKVKAEPTAQSSAMATTMERLGEGGEDPGLRAARAVLDRLQT, encoded by the coding sequence ATGAGCCTGCGGGTGTTCATCCTTGCTGGGGAACCTTCGGGGGACCGGCTGGGAGGGGCCTTGATGGAAGGCCTGCGGCAGCTGCGCCCGGATGTCAGTTTCGAGGGGGTGGGCGGCGCGCTGATGGCTGAGCAAGGGCTGGCCTCGCGCTTCGATATGTCGGAACTCTCGGTGATGGGGCTGGCGGAGGTACTGCCGAAGTACCGCCACCTGAAACGCCGCATTCGCGAAACCGCGGAGGCTGTGCTGGATATGCAGCCGGATGTGATGATCACCATCGACAGCCCGGATTTCTCCCTGCGGGTCGCCGCCTTGGTGAAAGAGGCCAGTGATATCCGCACGGTACATTATGTGGCGCCCTCGGTCTGGGCCTGGCGTCCCAAACGGGCAGAGAAGATGGCCAAGGTCATCGACCATGTGCTGGCGCTGTTGCCGTTTGAGCCGCCCTATATGCAGGCGGCTGGCATGGAGTGCGACTTTGTTGGCCACCCCGTTGTGGGCGAACCACAGGCATCGGCGGAGGAGATTGCCGGTTTTCGCAGCGCTTACCAGCTTGACGATACGCCAATTGTTCTGGCGCTGCCGGGGTCGCGTCGCTCTGAGGTGACACGTCTGGCGCCGGTGTTTGGCGCCGCGCTCAAACAGTTTCAGGACAGCCATCCAGAATACCGGATCGTGGTGCCTGCTGCGGCGCCGGTTGCCGATCTGGTCCGGAGCCATCTGGCGGAATGGTCGGATACGGCGGTGGTGATTGACCCCAATACGCTGGAGCCTGAGGTGGCGAAGGCGCATAAACGCGCGGCTTTTGCGGCGGCGGATCTGGCATTGGCAGCCTCTGGCACTGTCTCGCTGGAGCTGGCAGCGGCGCACACCCCAATGGTGATCGCCTATAAATTCCAGTGGCTCACCTGGCACATCATGCGGCGGATGGCACTGATTGATACGGTGACTCTGGTCAATCTGGTCAGCGACACCCGTGTGGTGCCGGAATGCCTTGGCCCAGAGTGTACGCCGGAGGCTATCGCAAAGGCGCTGATCAAAGTGAAGGCGGAGCCGACCGCGCAATCCTCTGCCATGGCGACGACGATGGAGCGGCTGGGTGAGGGCGGCGAAGATCCGGGCCTGCGCGCGGCCCGCGCCGTGCTGGATCGTCTGCAGACGTAA
- a CDS encoding LpxI family protein — MLALIAGQGALPAELAARLSDRPLICAMRGSEPDHIEPELTFRLEQLGSFIARLAASGVAEICLAGAVRRPAIEPGEIDAETLPLVPVLQGALAAGDDGALRAIIGIFEQAGMTVRAAHEVAPDLLMAEGIPTEVKPGELDKPDAERGAEVVDAMSRADVGQSCAVRRGQAIAVENLFGTDWMLSALQKRPDGTGGLLFKAPKPGQDRRADLPTIGVQTVELAAKAGLSGIVLEAGGVIVLNQDEVVAACNRLGLFLWLRNA, encoded by the coding sequence ATGCTGGCATTGATTGCAGGGCAGGGCGCCTTGCCTGCCGAACTGGCCGCGCGCTTGTCTGATCGACCTCTGATCTGCGCCATGCGCGGATCGGAACCGGATCACATTGAGCCGGAACTGACCTTTCGTCTGGAGCAACTCGGCAGCTTTATCGCGCGGTTGGCAGCCTCAGGTGTGGCGGAGATTTGCCTTGCCGGGGCCGTGCGTCGTCCGGCGATTGAACCCGGCGAGATTGACGCCGAGACCCTGCCGCTGGTGCCGGTGCTTCAGGGCGCTTTGGCCGCCGGCGATGACGGCGCGCTGCGAGCCATCATCGGCATCTTTGAGCAGGCAGGTATGACCGTGCGCGCTGCCCATGAGGTGGCGCCGGATCTGTTGATGGCAGAGGGCATTCCGACCGAGGTCAAACCGGGAGAGCTGGACAAGCCTGATGCAGAGCGTGGCGCCGAGGTTGTTGACGCCATGAGCCGCGCCGACGTGGGCCAGTCCTGCGCCGTGCGTCGAGGGCAGGCGATTGCGGTGGAAAACCTCTTTGGTACAGACTGGATGCTGAGCGCACTACAAAAACGCCCGGATGGCACCGGTGGGTTGTTGTTCAAGGCGCCCAAACCGGGGCAAGACCGTCGCGCGGATCTGCCCACCATCGGCGTGCAGACGGTTGAGCTGGCGGCGAAGGCAGGGCTCTCCGGTATCGTGCTGGAAGCTGGCGGCGTTATTGTCCTGAATCAGGATGAGGTGGTTGCGGCCTGCAATCGCCTTGGTCTGTTTCTCTGGCTGCGCAACGCATGA
- the lpxA gene encoding acyl-ACP--UDP-N-acetylglucosamine O-acyltransferase has protein sequence MSRIHPSAVIEEGAKIGADCIIGPFCLIGSDVVLGDRVELKSHVVVTGDTEIGEDTVVFSFAVLGEIPQDLKFKGERCKTVIGKRNRIREHVTVNAGTEGGGGVTKIGDDGLFMAGCHIAHDAQVGDRVIVVNSAAVAGHCVLEDDVIIGGLSGIHQWVRIGHGAIVGAVTMVTNDVIPYGLVQAPRGELDGLNLVGLKRRGVQRSDITALRAAFQMLAQGEGTFQERARRLGAESDSTYVQEIVEFITGESDRSFLTPGG, from the coding sequence ATGAGCCGGATCCACCCCAGCGCGGTGATTGAAGAGGGGGCCAAGATCGGTGCGGATTGCATCATTGGCCCGTTCTGCCTGATTGGCTCTGATGTCGTGCTTGGCGATCGGGTGGAACTGAAATCCCACGTTGTGGTGACCGGAGATACCGAGATCGGCGAGGACACTGTTGTCTTTTCCTTCGCCGTCCTGGGGGAGATCCCGCAGGATCTGAAGTTCAAGGGCGAGCGCTGCAAGACCGTGATCGGCAAGCGCAACCGCATCCGCGAACATGTGACGGTGAACGCCGGAACCGAAGGCGGCGGTGGCGTCACTAAAATCGGCGATGACGGGTTGTTCATGGCCGGCTGTCACATCGCTCATGACGCGCAGGTTGGGGACCGGGTGATCGTTGTGAACTCGGCCGCGGTGGCGGGCCATTGCGTGCTGGAAGATGATGTGATCATCGGCGGTCTGTCAGGCATCCACCAGTGGGTACGTATTGGTCATGGCGCCATCGTCGGGGCCGTCACCATGGTCACCAATGATGTCATTCCCTATGGGTTGGTGCAGGCTCCGCGCGGGGAGCTGGACGGGCTGAACCTGGTTGGACTGAAACGCCGGGGTGTGCAACGCTCTGATATCACCGCGCTGCGGGCCGCGTTTCAGATGCTGGCTCAGGGCGAAGGCACCTTTCAGGAGCGTGCCCGCCGTCTGGGCGCCGAAAGCGACAGCACCTATGTGCAGGAAATCGTCGAATTCATCACCGGTGAGAGCGACCGCTCTTTCCTGACGCCGGGGGGCTGA
- the fabZ gene encoding 3-hydroxyacyl-ACP dehydratase FabZ produces MTTELKSADIHLIQRILPHRYPFLLVDKVVEIDGYSSACGIKNVTMNEPHFQGHFPGTPIMPGVTIVEAMAQTAGVMLGVGMDMIDTELLIYFMNIDKCKFRRKVIPGDVLEMRVETTRGKPGGKIFKFKGVATVDGETAAEAEFSAMVDVQKD; encoded by the coding sequence ATGACAACCGAGCTGAAAAGCGCCGACATTCACCTGATCCAGCGGATTCTGCCGCACCGTTACCCGTTTTTGCTGGTCGATAAGGTCGTCGAAATCGATGGCTATTCTTCGGCCTGTGGCATCAAGAATGTCACCATGAATGAGCCACATTTTCAGGGCCATTTCCCGGGCACACCGATCATGCCGGGTGTCACCATCGTCGAGGCGATGGCGCAGACCGCCGGGGTGATGCTGGGCGTTGGCATGGATATGATCGACACCGAGCTGCTGATCTATTTCATGAACATCGACAAATGCAAATTCCGCCGCAAGGTGATCCCCGGCGACGTACTGGAAATGCGCGTGGAAACCACCCGTGGCAAGCCCGGCGGCAAGATCTTCAAGTTCAAGGGCGTCGCGACTGTTGATGGTGAAACGGCGGCGGAGGCGGAATTCTCCGCCATGGTCGACGTGCAAAAGGATTGA
- a CDS encoding OmpH family outer membrane protein produces the protein MTQAVDTRHRGALADWLAPFLRALVVLPLMSLPSSAQEATVPAAGFPIGETLQLGAPQTGLLTIHSERLYAESAFGQRVTRELDAEGAVLTAENRKIEAELRAEELDLTERRSSMDPEAFRALADAFDKKVQETRRNQDQKLRDINQMGEDARRDFFTASLPVLQQIMLEAGAGAILEHASVFLSADAADVTDLAIARVNEVLGDGRDSQSEADSE, from the coding sequence ATGACACAAGCTGTGGACACACGGCACAGGGGGGCGCTGGCTGATTGGCTGGCGCCTTTTCTGCGCGCTCTTGTCGTACTGCCGCTGATGAGCCTGCCCAGTTCTGCGCAGGAGGCGACGGTGCCTGCGGCGGGGTTTCCCATCGGAGAGACACTACAGCTGGGCGCGCCACAGACGGGGCTGTTGACCATCCATTCCGAGCGGCTCTATGCCGAGAGCGCCTTTGGCCAGCGGGTCACGCGGGAGCTGGACGCCGAAGGCGCGGTGTTGACGGCGGAGAACCGCAAGATTGAGGCAGAGCTGCGTGCGGAGGAGCTGGATCTGACGGAGCGGCGCAGCAGTATGGATCCTGAGGCTTTTCGCGCATTGGCAGATGCCTTTGACAAGAAGGTGCAGGAAACCCGCCGCAATCAGGATCAGAAACTGCGTGATATCAACCAGATGGGCGAAGATGCGCGGCGCGATTTCTTCACCGCGTCCTTGCCCGTGCTACAGCAGATCATGTTGGAAGCAGGCGCCGGTGCCATTCTGGAGCACGCCAGCGTGTTTCTCAGTGCAGATGCCGCTGATGTGACGGACCTGGCGATTGCGCGGGTCAACGAAGTCCTTGGTGATGGTCGCGACAGTCAGTCTGAGGCCGACAGCGAGTGA